The following proteins are co-located in the Roseovarius arcticus genome:
- a CDS encoding ABC transporter substrate-binding protein has protein sequence MRHVPKLIASAVVSAALGITMTPTFAETPGDTLIQAWQLDDIISLDPAEVFEFTASELLGNSYQPLVGYDVNDVSDVFGVIAESWEVSEDGKTFTFVIRPDLKFASGNPVTAADAVFSIQRAVKLDKSPAFILTQFGLSAENVAEKVRQTGDMTLEFEMDKAYAPTLLLYCLTATVGFVVDKELVMSHAAGDDLGYEWLKTNYAGSGAFAIRDWRANEVVVLERNEGFSGDAPAMARAIYRHIPEGSTQRLLLEKGDIDIARNLGAEEMTAMADNPDLKIESGIKGSIYYMGLNQKNENLMKPQVREAMKYLVDYQTIADTIMKGKVKVHQAFLPEGFLGALNDNPYELNVEKAKELLAEAGLPDGFSVTMDTRNTPEITAMAEAIQQTMAQAGIKMELIPGDGQQTLTKYRARNHDIYIGRWGPDYQDPHTNADTFARNPDNSDDAESKPLAWRNAWDIPEMTLEADAAVLEKDTEKRAEMYIALQEEHQKVSPFVIMFQEIEVLGIRSDVDGFIIGPSFNDNSFRKVTKAE, from the coding sequence ATGAGACACGTCCCCAAACTGATCGCCTCGGCTGTGGTAAGCGCAGCGCTTGGCATCACAATGACACCGACATTTGCCGAAACGCCCGGCGACACGCTGATCCAGGCGTGGCAACTGGACGATATCATTTCACTCGATCCGGCTGAGGTGTTCGAATTTACGGCCTCCGAATTGCTTGGCAACAGCTATCAACCGCTGGTTGGCTACGACGTGAACGATGTCTCGGACGTGTTCGGCGTAATCGCAGAAAGCTGGGAAGTGTCCGAGGACGGCAAGACGTTCACCTTCGTCATCAGACCGGACCTGAAATTTGCTTCTGGCAATCCCGTCACGGCCGCTGATGCCGTGTTTTCAATTCAACGCGCTGTAAAGCTGGATAAATCACCGGCGTTTATCCTGACGCAGTTCGGGCTGAGCGCCGAAAACGTGGCAGAGAAGGTGCGCCAGACCGGCGACATGACGCTCGAATTTGAGATGGACAAGGCCTACGCCCCGACCCTCCTACTCTATTGCCTTACGGCGACGGTCGGCTTTGTCGTCGACAAGGAATTGGTGATGAGCCACGCAGCGGGCGACGACTTGGGGTATGAATGGCTCAAGACAAACTATGCCGGCTCCGGCGCCTTCGCCATTCGCGACTGGCGCGCGAATGAGGTTGTAGTTCTGGAACGCAACGAAGGGTTCTCTGGCGACGCACCCGCCATGGCGCGGGCAATCTACCGCCACATTCCCGAAGGCTCCACCCAACGTTTGCTGCTGGAAAAAGGTGATATTGACATCGCCCGCAACCTCGGCGCCGAAGAGATGACGGCGATGGCGGACAATCCCGACTTAAAGATTGAGAGCGGGATCAAAGGGTCGATCTATTACATGGGTCTGAACCAGAAGAACGAGAACCTGATGAAGCCGCAGGTCCGCGAGGCGATGAAATATCTGGTGGATTACCAGACGATCGCCGACACCATCATGAAGGGCAAGGTCAAGGTTCATCAGGCATTCCTGCCCGAAGGCTTCCTTGGTGCGTTGAACGACAATCCCTATGAATTGAACGTCGAAAAGGCCAAGGAGCTGCTGGCCGAGGCAGGCTTGCCCGACGGATTCAGCGTGACAATGGACACGCGCAACACGCCCGAGATCACAGCGATGGCCGAAGCCATCCAGCAGACAATGGCGCAAGCTGGCATCAAGATGGAGCTGATCCCCGGCGATGGCCAGCAGACGTTAACCAAGTATCGCGCGCGCAACCATGACATCTACATCGGACGCTGGGGCCCAGATTATCAGGACCCGCACACAAACGCCGATACCTTTGCACGCAACCCCGACAACAGCGACGATGCGGAGAGCAAGCCACTAGCGTGGCGCAACGCGTGGGACATTCCAGAAATGACGTTGGAGGCGGATGCCGCAGTCTTGGAAAAAGATACCGAGAAGCGCGCAGAAATGTATATCGCGCTTCAGGAAGAGCATCAGAAAGTCTCGCCCTTTGTGATCATGTTCCAAGAGATCGAAGTGTTGGGTATCCGCTCGGATGTGGACGGCTTTATCATCGGGCCGTCGTTTAACGACAACTCATTCAGGAAAGTGACCAAGGCCGAATGA
- a CDS encoding ABC transporter ATP-binding protein translates to MSALVEIRDLAVTFGHGANTVQAVRGVSLEVAVGESFGIVGESGSGKSTVLRAICGLAPVTSGEIRIDGKTLKTPRDRAFYRKVQMVFQDPYASLHPRHTVDKVLSEPLAIHGFDDAEARIEKALEDVGLGKEFRFRFPHQLSGGQRQRVAIARALILEPRILLLDEPTSALDASIQAEVLNLLDALRAERGLTYVLVSHDLAVVAHMCERLAVMQHGAQVEELSREALQNREARAAYTKDLLIASEGFKGI, encoded by the coding sequence ATGAGCGCACTAGTCGAGATACGCGATCTGGCTGTCACCTTTGGCCATGGTGCCAATACGGTGCAGGCCGTGCGCGGCGTTAGCCTTGAGGTGGCGGTTGGTGAAAGCTTTGGCATCGTGGGTGAAAGCGGATCGGGCAAGTCCACCGTGCTGCGAGCTATCTGCGGACTAGCGCCTGTCACCTCTGGCGAAATCCGCATCGACGGCAAGACGTTGAAGACACCACGGGACCGGGCATTTTACCGCAAGGTTCAGATGGTTTTTCAAGATCCCTACGCCTCGCTTCATCCGCGTCACACCGTCGATAAGGTGCTTTCAGAACCCTTGGCGATCCACGGGTTCGACGATGCAGAGGCGCGTATCGAAAAGGCGTTGGAGGATGTCGGGCTCGGCAAGGAGTTTCGCTTTCGCTTTCCGCACCAGCTCTCTGGCGGTCAACGCCAGCGTGTTGCGATTGCTCGCGCCCTCATTCTTGAGCCGCGCATCCTGCTGCTGGATGAACCGACGTCCGCGCTTGACGCATCAATTCAAGCCGAAGTGCTGAATCTCTTGGATGCGCTGCGCGCCGAGCGGGGATTGACCTACGTGTTGGTCAGTCATGATCTTGCCGTAGTGGCGCATATGTGTGAACGCTTGGCTGTGATGCAGCATGGCGCGCAGGTCGAGGAACTGTCGCGCGAGGCGTTGCAGAACCGGGAGGCACGGGCTGCCTACACCAAGGATCTGTTAATCGCGAGCGAAGGTTTCAAAGGTATCTGA
- a CDS encoding ABC transporter permease translates to MTATSPGNAGGRWSALPYYGMKAGKLVATVAITFLGLLVVTFLIGRVVPVDPVLAVVGDRASKSTYDAAYLALGLDKPLYHQFWIYLKGALSGDLGTSVLTKKPIIEDIARVFPATLELATAGIILGTIFGIPLGIWGAVRQGKLPDQIIRVVGLVGYSAPIFWLGLLGLLVFYAKLGWVAGPGRIDIAYEYSVTQKTGLLLVDTAMQGQWAAFQNVLAHLALPAMLLGYFSMAYISRMTRSFMLAELAQEYIIAARVKGVAEWRIIWIHALRNAAVPLVTVIALSYAGLLEGSVLTETVFAWPGLGQYLTNSLQNADMNAVLGGTLVIGVVFVGLNLLSDLLYTVLDPRVRRRG, encoded by the coding sequence ATGACCGCCACGTCACCTGGCAACGCGGGAGGGCGCTGGAGCGCCCTTCCATACTACGGAATGAAGGCAGGCAAGCTGGTCGCCACGGTGGCGATCACATTTTTGGGCCTGCTTGTCGTCACCTTTCTGATCGGCCGTGTGGTCCCGGTAGATCCGGTTTTGGCCGTAGTAGGGGATCGCGCGTCGAAATCGACTTATGATGCAGCCTATCTCGCGCTCGGCCTCGACAAGCCGCTTTATCATCAATTCTGGATCTATCTAAAAGGCGCGCTGAGCGGCGATTTGGGGACGTCTGTCCTGACGAAGAAACCGATAATCGAGGACATCGCGCGCGTATTTCCCGCAACGCTGGAACTGGCAACGGCTGGTATCATTCTTGGCACCATCTTTGGTATTCCGCTTGGTATCTGGGGCGCTGTCCGGCAGGGTAAGCTGCCGGATCAGATCATTCGTGTTGTCGGTCTGGTGGGATATTCCGCGCCGATCTTTTGGCTGGGTTTACTGGGTCTGCTGGTGTTCTACGCCAAGCTGGGCTGGGTGGCCGGACCGGGGCGCATCGACATTGCCTACGAGTATTCGGTCACGCAAAAAACGGGTTTGCTGTTGGTTGATACTGCTATGCAGGGTCAATGGGCCGCGTTCCAGAACGTGCTGGCACATCTTGCGCTGCCTGCGATGCTGCTGGGCTATTTCTCCATGGCTTATATCAGTCGGATGACACGGTCATTCATGCTGGCCGAGCTTGCGCAGGAATATATCATCGCGGCGCGGGTTAAGGGCGTTGCTGAGTGGCGCATCATCTGGATTCACGCCCTGCGCAATGCCGCCGTGCCGCTGGTGACGGTGATCGCGCTTAGCTATGCAGGATTGCTCGAGGGATCTGTGTTGACTGAAACCGTCTTTGCATGGCCGGGTCTGGGCCAGTATTTGACTAACAGTTTGCAAAACGCTGACATGAACGCCGTGCTTGGCGGCACGCTGGTCATCGGCGTGGTTTTCGTCGGGCTGAACCTGCTGTCTGACCTGCTTTATACCGTGCTAGATCCGCGCGTCAGGCGGCGCGGATGA
- a CDS encoding ABC transporter permease has translation MSTREWLLSDQPSSRRQAKLGQAYRTWSQLRRNKLAMVGLGIVVVLILMAIFANLIAPFDPLRGGDLRTERLLPPSWAHLMGTDDQARDIFSRIVHGSRLTLMVVAMVAIIATPIGLAVGTTAGYFGGWVDTVLMRITDIFLAFPRLILALAFVAALGPGIENAIIAIAITSWPPYARLARAETMTIRDTDYIAAIRLQGAGSPRIIWGHVVPLCMSSVIVRVTLDMAGIILTAAGLGFLGLGAQPPQPEWGAMIASGRRFLIDFWWVATMPGIAIFVVSLGFNLLGDGLRDVLDPKGEK, from the coding sequence ATCTCTACCCGCGAATGGCTGTTGAGTGATCAGCCATCATCGCGCCGTCAGGCAAAACTGGGTCAGGCCTATCGCACATGGTCGCAATTGCGCCGCAACAAGCTGGCGATGGTCGGCCTCGGCATTGTGGTGGTGCTGATCCTAATGGCCATTTTTGCCAACCTGATCGCTCCTTTCGATCCCCTGCGCGGCGGTGATCTGCGCACCGAACGCCTATTGCCCCCCTCGTGGGCACATCTGATGGGCACTGACGATCAGGCGCGCGACATCTTTAGCCGCATCGTACACGGATCACGTCTGACGCTCATGGTGGTCGCCATGGTGGCCATTATCGCAACGCCCATCGGACTTGCCGTAGGTACGACTGCGGGATATTTCGGCGGCTGGGTCGATACGGTTCTGATGCGGATCACTGACATTTTCCTCGCTTTCCCGCGGTTGATCCTTGCGCTGGCCTTTGTCGCAGCATTAGGACCGGGGATAGAAAACGCGATCATCGCCATCGCGATCACCTCTTGGCCGCCCTACGCGCGTCTGGCACGGGCCGAGACGATGACTATCCGCGACACTGATTATATCGCGGCGATCCGGCTTCAGGGTGCAGGCAGCCCGCGTATTATATGGGGGCATGTGGTGCCGCTATGCATGTCGTCGGTCATCGTGCGAGTAACGCTGGATATGGCGGGAATTATCCTAACGGCGGCAGGCCTCGGGTTTCTGGGCCTTGGCGCACAGCCGCCGCAACCTGAATGGGGCGCGATGATCGCGTCTGGCCGCCGGTTCCTGATCGATTTCTGGTGGGTCGCGACAATGCCGGGGATCGCCATTTTCGTAGTCTCGCTGGGCTTTAACCTGCTGGGCGACGGGTTGCGCGATGTGCTTGATCCCAAGGGTGAAAAATGA
- a CDS encoding aspartate aminotransferase family protein: MLRNDDQLAQWDRENFFHSSTHLAQHARGETPTRIISTASGVHIEDRDGTKLLDAFAGLYCVNAGYGRTEVADAISEQAHKLAYYHSYVGHGTEASITLAKMIMDRAPDHMSKVYFGLSGSDANETNIKLIWYYNNILGRPKKKKIISRWRGYHGSGLMTGSLTGLSLFHNKFDLPLSNVIHTSAPYYYRREDRAQTEEQFSAQCAAELEALIAVEGADTIAAFIGEPVLGTGGLVPPPAGYWAAIQEVLNRHDILLVADEVVTGFGRLGSMFGSDHYNMKPDFISIAKGLTSAYAPLSGSIISDRVWKVLEQGTDENGPIGHGWTYSAHPICAAAGVANLKLIDDLDLIANAKDVGAYLNKTMKEALGDHANVGDVRGEGLICAVEYVEDKANTTLFDPSRKIGPMVSAAMLERGVIARAMPQGDITGFAPPFCITRAEVDTVVGVTVEAVKSVLG; encoded by the coding sequence ATGCTCCGCAATGACGACCAACTCGCTCAATGGGACCGTGAAAACTTCTTTCACTCGTCCACCCACCTTGCACAGCACGCACGCGGCGAGACCCCGACGCGGATCATTTCGACTGCATCGGGCGTTCATATCGAGGATCGCGATGGCACCAAATTGCTGGACGCCTTTGCAGGGCTTTACTGCGTGAACGCAGGCTACGGGCGCACAGAAGTGGCAGACGCCATTTCCGAACAGGCCCATAAACTTGCGTATTACCATTCCTACGTTGGGCACGGCACAGAGGCCTCGATCACACTGGCCAAGATGATCATGGACCGCGCGCCGGACCACATGTCCAAGGTCTATTTCGGGCTGTCAGGGTCGGACGCGAACGAGACGAACATCAAGCTGATCTGGTATTACAACAACATCCTTGGACGGCCCAAGAAGAAAAAGATCATCTCGCGTTGGCGTGGATACCATGGGTCGGGCCTGATGACCGGATCGCTTACAGGCCTATCTCTGTTTCACAACAAATTTGACCTGCCGCTGAGCAATGTCATCCACACAAGCGCGCCCTACTACTATCGCCGCGAGGACCGCGCCCAGACCGAAGAGCAATTCTCGGCTCAATGCGCGGCAGAGCTAGAAGCGTTGATCGCGGTCGAGGGCGCAGACACCATCGCGGCGTTTATCGGTGAGCCGGTCTTGGGCACGGGCGGCCTTGTTCCACCTCCGGCTGGATACTGGGCCGCGATCCAAGAGGTGCTGAACCGTCATGACATCTTGCTGGTTGCCGATGAAGTGGTCACCGGTTTCGGACGTCTGGGGTCGATGTTCGGCTCTGACCACTACAACATGAAGCCCGATTTCATCTCAATCGCAAAGGGGCTGACGTCGGCCTATGCGCCGCTGTCTGGATCGATCATTTCGGATCGTGTCTGGAAAGTGCTGGAACAGGGCACAGATGAGAACGGCCCGATTGGCCACGGCTGGACCTATTCCGCCCATCCGATTTGTGCGGCCGCCGGGGTAGCGAACCTCAAGCTGATTGACGATTTGGACCTGATTGCAAATGCCAAAGATGTCGGAGCCTACCTGAACAAGACGATGAAAGAGGCGCTGGGGGATCACGCGAATGTCGGTGATGTGCGCGGCGAAGGACTGATTTGCGCGGTTGAGTATGTCGAGGACAAAGCGAACACGACGCTGTTTGATCCGAGCCGCAAGATCGGCCCGATGGTATCTGCCGCGATGCTAGAGCGCGGCGTGATCGCGCGCGCTATGCCTCAGGGTGACATCACGGGGTTCGCGCCGCCATTCTGCATTACAAGAGCCGAGGTTGACACCGTGGTCGGCGTCACAGTCGAGGCCGTGAAATCCGTTCTGGGCTAA
- a CDS encoding ABC transporter ATP-binding protein gives MTDMLQVEGLNVAFPSRNGPVRVVRDVSFTLGRERLGIVGESGSGKSQTGRAILGLTPPSGRVTAERLEFEGIDLRGASASTWRSLRGRRMSMVMQDPKFSLNPVMTIGRQIVEAYRRRGNATRADARSKALEMLEAVQIRDPERVFAAYPHELSGGMGQRAMIAMMLIAEPDLLIADEPTSALDVTVQLDVLKILDDLVRIRGMGLIFISHDLRLVSSFCDRVLVMYAGRVVEEIAAKDLHAAKHPYTQGLLNCLPRIEGGQRPLETLTRDAAWLE, from the coding sequence ATGACCGACATGCTTCAGGTCGAAGGGCTGAACGTCGCCTTTCCGTCGCGGAACGGTCCGGTTCGTGTGGTGCGCGATGTATCCTTTACACTAGGTCGCGAGCGGCTGGGGATTGTCGGGGAGTCCGGATCGGGCAAATCGCAAACCGGACGCGCCATTTTGGGCCTGACGCCGCCCTCGGGCCGCGTCACCGCAGAACGACTGGAATTCGAGGGTATCGACCTGCGCGGCGCGTCCGCCTCTACTTGGCGCTCCTTGCGCGGGCGGCGGATGAGCATGGTGATGCAGGACCCAAAATTCTCACTCAATCCTGTCATGACCATCGGTCGCCAGATCGTTGAGGCCTATCGCAGACGCGGCAATGCCACGCGCGCAGATGCACGGTCAAAGGCTCTGGAAATGCTGGAGGCCGTGCAGATCCGCGACCCCGAACGCGTTTTTGCCGCCTATCCACATGAATTATCGGGGGGCATGGGCCAGCGGGCAATGATCGCGATGATGCTGATTGCAGAACCTGACTTGCTGATCGCGGACGAGCCAACGTCGGCGTTGGATGTAACGGTGCAACTCGACGTGCTGAAGATACTCGATGATCTAGTGCGCATCCGCGGCATGGGTCTGATCTTTATCAGCCACGACCTGCGCCTCGTGTCGTCCTTCTGCGACCGCGTACTGGTGATGTATGCCGGCCGCGTGGTTGAGGAGATTGCGGCAAAAGATCTGCACGCAGCAAAACACCCTTACACCCAAGGATTGCTTAACTGCCTTCCCCGGATTGAGGGCGGACAAAGGCCGCTAGAAACCCTCACCCGTGACGCAGCGTGGCTGGAATGA
- the doeB gene encoding N(2)-acetyl-L-2,4-diaminobutanoate deacetylase DoeB — MRDNPISPTIDFDLDGVQHGYLRLPYSRNDSAWGSIQIPITQVKNGSGPCALFTGANHGDEYEGPLALVELATDLKAEDVSGTVLIIPFMNHPAFLKGVRVSPIDDLNMNRTFPGQPDGTPTQKIADYFQRTLLPMADVVLDFHSGGKTLDFIPFAASHALDDPEQQARCRAARDAFNAPFSIEMREIDALGMYDDAVETQGKTFVTTEIGGGGTATPASAQIARKGVRNLLIHTGILQGEPIIAPSRMLSQEDDGCFHFTNHNGMVDFAVTLGQTVAKGDLIARIWDMHHTGIEPRKFYALMDGILTARHHPGLVQSGDCLAVLATEITN, encoded by the coding sequence ATGCGTGATAATCCTATTTCACCAACGATCGATTTTGATCTGGACGGCGTTCAGCATGGCTATTTACGCCTGCCCTATAGCCGCAATGACAGTGCATGGGGATCAATTCAAATCCCGATCACACAGGTGAAAAATGGCAGTGGTCCTTGCGCCCTGTTCACGGGCGCGAACCACGGCGATGAATATGAGGGGCCGCTTGCCCTCGTTGAACTGGCCACAGACTTGAAGGCCGAGGATGTCAGCGGCACCGTCCTCATTATTCCGTTTATGAACCACCCTGCATTTTTGAAAGGCGTGCGCGTTTCGCCTATCGACGATCTGAACATGAACCGTACCTTTCCGGGTCAGCCTGACGGAACACCAACCCAGAAAATTGCCGACTATTTCCAGCGCACTCTATTGCCGATGGCCGATGTGGTTCTGGATTTTCATTCGGGTGGCAAGACGCTCGACTTTATCCCGTTCGCCGCGTCTCATGCGCTGGATGATCCTGAGCAGCAGGCCCGCTGCCGCGCGGCGCGTGATGCGTTCAATGCCCCGTTCAGCATTGAGATGCGCGAGATTGACGCCTTGGGCATGTACGATGATGCCGTCGAAACCCAAGGCAAAACCTTTGTGACCACCGAGATTGGCGGCGGCGGCACTGCGACGCCAGCCAGCGCACAGATTGCCAGAAAGGGTGTCCGCAATCTGCTGATCCATACGGGTATCCTACAGGGCGAGCCAATCATTGCGCCGTCGCGCATGCTGTCCCAAGAGGACGATGGATGTTTCCATTTCACCAATCATAACGGGATGGTCGATTTTGCCGTCACCCTTGGGCAGACAGTTGCCAAAGGCGATCTGATCGCCCGCATTTGGGACATGCATCACACCGGCATCGAGCCGCGCAAATTTTACGCATTGATGGACGGTATCCTAACCGCCCGCCATCACCCCGGATTGGTGCAATCGGGTGATTGCCTCGCCGTGCTTGCCACCGAAATCACTAACTAA
- a CDS encoding dipeptidase, with translation MTKTPLIFDGHNDFLLRLLRDPGNREATWLTDTAKGHLDLPRMQRGGFGGGFFAIYISSPSLPDDIDDDMENPPYALPLPPLIDVAEAQPVALAMAGHLKWMERASGGRFKICRTVTELRDCLANGIIAAIMHIEGAEAIGTDLDALYLFHDMGLRSIGPVWSRPTVFGHGVPFAFPSTPDTGPGLTQAGKDLVQLCNRMGIMVDLSHLNEAGFNDVASLSDAPLVATHSNAHAITASSRNLTDRQLAMIRDSGGMVGVNFATGFLNSDGKKSDDRGFDPILRHLDHLITHLGEDHVGFGSDFDGAQVPAALHDAAGLGALRSALSQHGFHEELLTKLCHENWLNLLERTWKPED, from the coding sequence GTGACAAAAACACCCCTCATATTCGACGGCCACAACGATTTTCTTCTGCGTCTTTTGCGCGACCCCGGCAATCGGGAGGCTACCTGGCTGACCGATACCGCGAAAGGCCATCTGGACTTGCCGCGCATGCAGCGGGGCGGCTTTGGCGGCGGCTTTTTCGCGATTTATATCTCGTCGCCCAGCCTGCCCGATGACATCGACGACGACATGGAAAATCCACCCTACGCCCTACCCCTGCCACCCCTGATTGACGTGGCCGAGGCACAGCCTGTGGCTTTGGCGATGGCGGGCCATCTAAAGTGGATGGAGCGCGCATCGGGCGGTCGTTTCAAAATTTGCCGCACCGTCACCGAATTGCGCGACTGTCTGGCGAACGGCATCATCGCCGCGATCATGCATATAGAAGGGGCCGAAGCGATCGGCACCGACCTAGATGCACTATATCTGTTTCACGACATGGGCCTGCGTTCCATCGGGCCGGTCTGGAGTAGGCCGACCGTGTTTGGCCATGGCGTGCCCTTCGCCTTCCCATCCACGCCGGATACCGGGCCCGGACTCACTCAGGCGGGCAAGGATCTTGTTCAGCTCTGCAATCGCATGGGCATTATGGTCGACCTGTCGCATCTGAACGAAGCGGGCTTCAACGATGTTGCTTCGCTCAGCGACGCCCCCTTGGTCGCCACACATTCCAACGCCCATGCCATCACCGCGTCCTCCCGCAACCTGACCGATCGGCAACTGGCAATGATCCGCGACAGCGGCGGCATGGTTGGCGTCAACTTCGCCACAGGGTTTCTCAATTCTGACGGGAAAAAATCTGACGACCGGGGCTTTGATCCGATCCTGCGGCACCTGGATCATCTGATAACGCATCTGGGCGAGGATCACGTCGGTTTCGGCTCTGACTTCGACGGCGCGCAAGTGCCTGCGGCACTTCACGATGCTGCGGGTCTAGGTGCGTTGCGTTCGGCGCTTTCGCAACATGGATTTCATGAGGAATTGTTGACTAAGCTATGCCATGAGAATTGGCTAAACCTGCTGGAGCGCACGTGGAAGCCGGAGGATTGA
- a CDS encoding cation:proton antiporter — MQPEPFFDFNSYHVALAVVGAIVIIARWLPRLISKREPVSAPLMIMFGAGATLLIPGLPALPDPRQSPLPWELVSELTILVALFGAGMRIDSLRPWKRWIPTVRMLGIAMPLTILAVAILGIGLAGLTVAGAILLGAVLAPTDPVLASDVQVGPPHEGSEHPVRFTLTTEAGLNDGLAFPFVYLGLIVAAEGLNPSAWALDWFLRDIVFRIALGVAMGWVGGRAMGYILFSVPKGSVLAETGSGVIALAGVLLCYGSTELLEGYGFISVAVLGLTLRRIEADHHFHRRLHDFSESIEHALTALLLIALGSVMPILFVDLTWTHFVLAILLILVIRPLSGWIALLKTDLDHRGRAVVSIYGVRGMGSIYYLCYAGSHMEFFNESQLWSLIALVILISTVLHGLSVGWAMDRLQEE; from the coding sequence ATGCAGCCCGAACCATTCTTTGATTTTAACTCCTATCACGTCGCCCTCGCTGTAGTTGGAGCGATCGTAATCATTGCGCGGTGGCTACCCCGTCTGATTTCCAAGCGCGAGCCTGTGTCCGCCCCCTTGATGATCATGTTCGGGGCTGGTGCGACGCTGCTGATACCGGGACTGCCGGCGCTGCCGGACCCACGCCAGTCACCTCTTCCATGGGAATTGGTAAGCGAGTTGACTATTCTTGTAGCCCTGTTCGGCGCCGGGATGCGGATCGACAGCTTGCGCCCTTGGAAGCGCTGGATACCCACAGTTCGCATGCTCGGGATCGCAATGCCACTGACCATTCTGGCAGTCGCTATTCTGGGGATTGGTTTAGCAGGGCTGACGGTCGCCGGTGCTATCTTATTGGGAGCAGTGCTGGCACCAACGGATCCCGTGTTGGCGTCAGATGTTCAGGTCGGGCCACCGCACGAAGGGTCGGAGCACCCTGTGCGCTTCACATTAACCACAGAAGCAGGGCTGAACGACGGACTCGCATTTCCCTTTGTCTATCTCGGGCTGATCGTGGCCGCCGAGGGCCTGAATCCCAGTGCTTGGGCCTTGGACTGGTTCCTGCGCGATATCGTCTTTCGCATCGCTCTTGGTGTGGCCATGGGATGGGTTGGTGGCCGGGCAATGGGATACATCCTCTTTTCTGTGCCCAAGGGTTCTGTGCTCGCCGAAACGGGGTCTGGAGTCATCGCGCTGGCGGGTGTGTTGCTATGTTACGGCTCAACCGAACTGCTCGAAGGCTATGGCTTTATATCAGTCGCAGTTCTGGGGCTGACATTACGGCGTATTGAGGCGGATCATCACTTCCACCGACGGCTGCATGACTTTTCTGAATCCATCGAGCACGCTCTTACTGCGCTACTTCTGATCGCACTGGGAAGCGTCATGCCGATCCTGTTTGTCGATCTAACATGGACACATTTCGTGTTGGCTATTTTGCTCATCCTTGTGATCCGTCCGCTGTCGGGATGGATCGCTCTGCTAAAGACGGACCTCGACCATCGAGGAAGAGCGGTGGTTTCCATTTATGGAGTTCGCGGCATGGGCTCAATCTACTACCTTTGCTACGCGGGCAGCCATATGGAGTTTTTCAACGAGTCCCAGCTTTGGTCCCTCATCGCTCTTGTAATTCTCATATCAACGGTTTTGCACGGCCTTAGCGTTGGTTGGGCAATGGACAGACTGCAAGAAGAATGA